A genomic region of Miscanthus floridulus cultivar M001 chromosome 3, ASM1932011v1, whole genome shotgun sequence contains the following coding sequences:
- the LOC136541341 gene encoding sugar transport protein MST3-like, translating into MAGGAIVNTGGGKDYPGKLTLFVLLTCIVAATGGLIFGYDIGISGGVTAMDPFLKKFFPEVFRKKQEAKTNQYCKYDNQLLQTFTSSLYLAALVASIFAATVTRVLGRKWSMLVGGLTFLVGAALNGAAQNVAMLIIGRILLGIGVGFANQSVPVYLSEMAPARLRGMLNIGFQLMITIGILAAELINYGTNKIKAGYGWRVSLALAAVPAAIITLGSLFLPDTPNSLLERGHPEEARRMLRHIRGTEDIGEEYADLVAASEEARQVQHPWRNIVKRRYRAQLTMAVMIPFFQQLTGINVIMFYAPVLFETLGFKKDASLMSSVITGLVNVFATVVSIVTVDRVGRRKLFLQGGAQMIVCQLVVGTLIAAKFGTSGTGDIARGYAAVVVVFICAYVAGFAWSWGPLGWLVPSEIFPLEIRPAGQSINVSVNMFFTFCIAQAFLTMLCHFKFGLFYFFAGWVVIMTVFIALFLPETKNVPIEEMVLVWKSHWFWKKFIADEDVHVGGNHLQMAKNGRDTKGADA; encoded by the exons ATGGCCGGCGGTGCCATCGTGAACACGGGCGGGGGCAAGGATTACCCCGGCAAGCTCACCCTCTTCGTCCTGCTCACCTGCATCGTCGCCGCCACCGGCGGTCTCATCTTCGGATATGACATCGGTATCTCAG GCGGCGTGACCGCCATGGACCCGTTCCTGAAGAAGTTCTTCCCGGAGGTGTTCCGGAAGAAGCAGGAGGCCAAGACCAACCAGTACTGCAAGTACGACAACCAGCTGCTGCAGACCTTCACCTCCTCCCTCTACCTCGCCGCGCTAGTCGCCTCCATCTTCGCCGCCACCGTCACCCGCGTACTCGGCCGCAAGTGGTCCATGCTCGTCGGGGGGCTCACCTTCCTCGTCGGCGCCGCGCTCAACGGCGCCGCCCAGAACGTCGCCATGCTCATCATCGGTCGCATCCTCCTCGGCATCGGCGTCGGATTCGCCAATCAG TCTGTGCCGGTGTACCTGTCGGAGATGGCGCCGGCGCGTCTCCGTGGCATGCTCAACATCGGGTTCCAGCTGATGATCACGATCGGCATCCTGGCGGCGGAGCTGATCAACTACGGCACCAACAAGATCAAGGCCGGGTACGGGTGGCGCGTGAGCCTGGCGCTGGCGGCGGTGCCGGCGGCCATCATCACACTGGGCTCCCTCTTCCTGCCCGACACCCCCAACTCCCTCCTGGAGCGGGGCCACCCGGAGGAGGCGCGGCGCATGCTCCGGCACATCCGCGGCACGGAGGACATCGGCGAGGAGTACGCGGACCTGGTGGCGGCGAGCGAGGAGGCCCGGCAGGTGCAGCACCCGTGGCGGAACATCGTCAAGCGCCGGTACCGCGCGCAGCTTACCATGGCCGTCATGATCCCCTTCTTCCAGCAGCTGACGGGGATCAACGTCATCATGTTCTACGCGCCGGTGCTGTTCGAGACGCTGGGGTTCAAGAAAGACGCCTCCCTCATGTCCTCCGTCATCACGGGGCTCGTCAACGTCTTCGCCACCGTGGTGTCCATCGTCACCGTCGACCGCGTGGGGCGGCGGAAGCTGTTCCTCCAGGGCGGCGCGCAGATGATCGTGTGCCAGCTCGTGGTGGGCACGCTCATCGCCGCCAAGTTCGGGACCAGCGGCACGGGCGACATCGCCAGGGGTtacgcggcggtggtggtggtgttcaTCTGCGCCTACGTGGCCGGGTTCGCCTGGTCGTGGGGGCCGCTCGGGTGGCTGGTGCCGTCGGAGATCTTCCCGCTGGAGATCCGGCCGGCGGGGCAGAGCATCAACGTGTCCGTCAACatgttcttcaccttctgcatcgCGCAGGCGTTCCTCACCATGCTCTGCCACTTCAAGTTCGGGCTCTTCTACTTCTTCGCCGGCTGGGTCGTCATCATGACCGTCTTCATCGCACTCTTCCTACCGGAGACCAAGAACGTGCCCATCGAGGAGATGGTGCTCGTCTGGAAGTCACACTGGTTCTGGAAAAAGTTCATCGCCGACGAGGACGTGCACGTCGGCGGCAACCACCTGCAGATGGCCAAAAACGGCCGCGACACCAAGGGGGCCGACGCCTGA
- the LOC136544927 gene encoding quinone-oxidoreductase QR2-like yields MRAEQVARQDSSFELNSKLLCKAKHHKRSKAMATKIYIVYYSTWGHVAALAEEIKKGADEVSGVEATVWRVSETLPEEVLGKMGAAPAREDHPVLAPRDLADADGVLLGFPTRFGMMAAQMKAFLDATGGLWQSQALAGKPAGVFLSTGTQGGGQETTALTAVTQLTHHGMLFVPLGYTFGAGMFGVDEVRGGSPYGAGTFAGADGSRTPSEPELAIARHQGTYFAGITKKLKAGAAALAAEASASA; encoded by the exons ATGAGAGCAGAGCAGGTGGCACGACAAGACAGTTCCTTTGAGCTCAACTCGAAGCTCCTGTGCAAAGCAAAACATCACAAGCGAAGCAAAGCAATGGCCACCAAGATCTACATCGT GTACTACTCGACGTGGGGTCACGTGGCGGCGCTGGCGGAGGAGATCAAGAAGGGCGCGGACGAGGTGTCCGGCGTGGAGGCCACGGTGTGGCGCGTGTCCGAGACGCTTCCAGAGGAAGTGCTGGGGAAGATGGGCGCGGCGCCGGCCCGCGAGGACCACCCGGTGCTCGCCCCACGCGACCTCGCGGACGCCGATGGCGTGCTCCTGGGCTTTCCGACGCGGTTCGGCATGATGGCGGCGCAGATGAAGGCGTTCCTGGACGCCACGGGCGGGCTGTGGCAGAGCCAGGCGCTGGCGGGGAAGCCGGCCGGCGTGTTCCTCTCCACGGGCACGCAGGGCGGCGGGCAGGAGACCACCGCGCTCACCGCCGTCACGCAGCTCACGCACCACGGCATGCTCTTCGTGCCTCTGGGGTATACCTTTGGCGCCGGCATGTTCGGCGTCGACGAGGTCAGGGGTGGCAGCCCCTACGGCGCGGGCACCTTCGCCGGCGCCGATGGCAGCAGGACGCCCTCCGAGCCAGAGCTCGCCATAGCCAGACACCAGGGCACCTACTTTGCCGGCATCACCAAGAAGCTCAAGGCCGGAGCCGCGGCCCTCGCCGCCGAAGCCTCAGCGTCAGCTTGA
- the LOC136541340 gene encoding uncharacterized protein, giving the protein MVRFFCFSSSTAQHRSKEGFSPADETMRAASKDSQLETMIASASPNQMADENNPSAVSGHCGTSPSSHLECCRSEDLNRYVCSDEGKEVGHLKKSQSLGNMLQKDHDHNSSEGSEFDATNHEHKCDPSSFKRGEVVGESTKACSPKNEDDFDASSDLISHDFCEPLGDHTVDSDSHHRMSYSQSKFPRSQSAIFQNDSTSDPEGSVDSEILGSRCRSVDGLCSLIDEKFDYLSGGELHCSKSNLDVYCAPSSPNVYRASNIDDRGSVGCSDAAVEGQRSTGSTEENFVRDGILVGHEYWDGKYICGDHSLDPVAPFCADPGDVYHHSGNDGDLSEATDQEREKLWNRDSTLHQSLVVEVPESVNISDTNDISGEPEHSKTDIDEDPSELTPRTYNIKRIEDWINQIDINDIALDEQGESSNSALAKSSEPMAGVPAVRPDAKSPLGMEIAYTYISKLTPASSSAQLANLGLVAIPRLSAFSGLRVLNLSGNSIVRVTVGALPKGLHMLSLSKNNISTIEGLRELTRLRLLDISYNRISRIGHGLASCSSLKELYLAGNKISEVDGLHRLLKLKVLDLRHNKISTSKGLGQLAANYNSLEAINLDGNPAQKNVGDEHLKKYLLGLLPNLVVYNKQPIRATGSKDVSDRHTRKMSSSHRSDRGGRSDRKSSRLVGASSSHKPQSSRHARSGYASSSVLKYTRARNTPSTLLGSRPGEHVSAIDLAKQTPTEGKRHSKISQARPSYTMPML; this is encoded by the exons ATGGTTAGGTTCTTTTGCTTTTCATCCTCTACTGCACAGCACAGATCCAAG GAGGGGTTTTCCCCAGCAGATGAAACCATGCGTGCAGCGTCAAAGGATTCTCAGTTGGAGACCATGATTGCCTCAGCTAGTCCAAACCAGATGGCAGATGAAAATAACCCTTCAGCTGTCAGCGGGCATTGTGGCACTAGCCCATCATCTCATCTAGAATGCTGCAGATCAGAAGACTTGAATAGATACGTATGCTCTGATGAGGGAAAGGAGGTTGGGCACCTAAAGAAGAGCCAATCTCTTGGAAACATGCTTCAAAAGGATCATGATCATAATTCTAGCGAAGGCTCTGAGTTTGATGCTACAAACCATGAACATAAATGCGACCCctctagtttcaagagaggtgaAGTTGTTGGAGAATCTACTAAGGCATGCAGCCCGAAAAATGAGGACGATTTTGATGCCTCATCTGACCTAATCAGCCATGACTTTTGTGAACCTTTGGGTGATCACACTGTTGATTCCGATAGCCATCATCGCATGTCTTATTCCCAGAGCAAATTCCCAAGATCGCAATCTGCAATATTTCAGAATGATTCCACCAGTGATCCAGAAGGTTCTGTCGATTCTGAGATACTAGGGTCTCGTTGCAGATCTGTTGATGGTTTATGTTCACTGATTGATGAGAAGTTTGACTACCTGAGCGGTGGTGAATTGCATTGCAGTAAATCGAATTTGGATGTTTATTGTGcaccttcttctccaaatgtgtacCGGGCATCAAACATTGACGACCGTGGTTCAGTAGGTTGCTCTGATGCTGCTGTAGAGGGTCAACGGTCCACTGGAAGCACAGAAGAAAATTTTGTCAGGGATGGGATCCTAGTAGGTCATGAATACTGGGATGGCAAATACATTTGTGGTGATCACTCACTGGATCCAGTTGCCCCTTTCTGTGCAGATCCAGGGGATGTTTATCACCATTCTGGGAATGACGGTGACCTCAGTGAAGCTACAGatcaagagagagagaagctGTGGAACAGAGATAGCACACTCCACCAGTCCCTTGTAGTTGAAGTGCCTGAGTCGGTGAACATTTCTGATACAAATGACATTAGTGGGGAACCTGAACACAGTAAAACTGATATTGATGAGGACCCAAGTGAACTTACTCCAAGAACCTACAATATTAAAAGAATCGAGGATTGGATCAACCAAATTGATATCAATGATATCGCTTTGGATGAACAAGGAGAAAGTTCAAATTCTGCTTTGGCCAAATCTAGTGAGCCAATGGCTGGTGTTCCTGCTGTGCGGCCTGATGCTAAAAGCCCGCTTGGCATGGAGATAGCTTACACTTATATTTCAAAGTTAACTCCTGCTTCATCATCGGCACAGTTGGCAAACCTTGGTTTGGTTGCGATTCCAAGACTGAGCGCATTCTCAGGTTTGCGTGTATTGAACTTATCAGGGAACTCAATTG TGCGAGTAACCGTAGGAGCTCTTCCAAAAGGCCTTCACATGTTAAGCCTGTCGAAGAATAACATATCAACAATCGAAGGCCTCAGAGAATTGACACGATTGCGCTTGTTGGATATCAGCTATAATAGGATATCTAGAATTGGTCATG GACTGGCCTCCTGTTCCTCATTGAAGGAGTTATATCTGGCTGGTAACAAGATCAGTGAGGTAGATGGTCTTCACCGGCTGTTGAAACTTAAGGTTCTGGACTTGCGCCACAACAAGATTTCTACATCAAAGGGCCTTGGGCAGCTAGCTGCGAATTACAACTCTCTAGAAGCGATTAACCTTGACGGCAACCCTGCACAGAAGAATGTAGGTGATGAGCACCTGAAGAAGTACCTTCTTGGTCTCCTGCCAAACCTAGTTGTGTACAACAAGCAGCCTATTAGGGCGACTGGTTCAAAAGATGTCTCAGACCGCCATACACGCAAGATGTCTTCTTCGCACCGTTCCGACCGTGGTGGTAGATCGGACCGCAAATCTTCCAGGTTGGTGGGTGCCTCATCTTCTCACAAGCCACAGAGCTCGCGGCATGCACGCTCTGGATATGCCTCAAGCTCAGTGCTGAAGTACACAAGAGCCCGCAACACGCCCTCGACTTTGCTGGGGTCAAGGCCCGGTGAACATGTGAGTGCCATAGATCTGGCGAAGCAAACTCCGACAGAGGGAAAGAGACACAGTAAGATAAGTCAAGCACGACCATCATATACCATGCCAATGTTGTGA